A genomic segment from Rhizobium sp. NLR16a encodes:
- a CDS encoding CoA ester lyase, with the protein MNQTKPFRSASLRRSVLSVPAINLRALEKSRSLDCDAVIFDLEDSVAPENKGHARENLRAFFAGPPLEGKERIIRINSLSSGFGAADLDLVKALLPDAVLLPKVDAPRDITDIGDLLADADAPEELRIWAMIETPRGVLNAGAIAEAGCMLGARLDCLVVGLNDLRKETGVLPQPGRSFLVPWLMQVILAVKAYGLDALDSVFNDFRDDEGFDVECGQGRAMGFAGKMLIHPAQIAAANRHFGPSPEEIAEAQAIISAFADPAAQGLNVINANGRMIERLHLVQAEALVHKARLISARKPA; encoded by the coding sequence ATGAACCAAACCAAACCTTTCCGCTCCGCAAGTCTGCGCCGCTCGGTGCTGAGCGTGCCAGCCATCAATCTCCGCGCGCTCGAAAAGAGCCGTTCCCTTGATTGTGATGCGGTTATTTTCGATCTGGAGGATTCCGTCGCGCCCGAGAACAAGGGCCATGCGCGGGAAAATCTGCGTGCTTTTTTTGCCGGACCGCCGCTCGAGGGCAAGGAAAGGATCATTCGCATCAATTCTTTGTCATCCGGATTCGGGGCGGCAGATCTCGATCTGGTCAAGGCGCTGTTGCCCGACGCCGTTCTCCTGCCGAAGGTGGACGCGCCTCGGGATATCACCGACATCGGCGATCTGCTTGCCGATGCGGATGCCCCGGAGGAGTTGCGCATCTGGGCCATGATCGAGACGCCGCGCGGCGTGCTGAATGCCGGAGCGATTGCTGAAGCCGGCTGCATGCTGGGGGCGCGGCTCGATTGCCTGGTCGTCGGCCTCAATGATCTGCGCAAGGAAACCGGCGTCCTGCCGCAGCCGGGGCGAAGCTTTCTCGTGCCTTGGCTGATGCAGGTCATTCTGGCGGTCAAGGCCTATGGGCTTGATGCGCTCGACAGTGTCTTCAACGATTTCCGGGATGACGAAGGTTTCGATGTCGAATGCGGGCAGGGGCGCGCCATGGGTTTTGCCGGCAAGATGCTGATCCATCCCGCGCAGATTGCGGCCGCCAACCGGCATTTCGGCCCGAGCCCCGAGGAGATTGCCGAAGCGCAGGCAATCATATCAGCCTTTGCCGATCCGGCTGCCCAAGGCCTGAACGTCATCAATGCGAACGGGCGGATGATCGAACGGCTGCATCTTGTCCAGGCCGAAGCTCTGGTTCATAAAGCTCGCCTGATTTCTGCAAGAAAGCCCGCCTGA
- the leuD gene encoding 3-isopropylmalate dehydratase small subunit, which produces MDKFVKLTGVAAPLPVVNIDTDMIIPKDYLKTIKRTGLGKGLFAEARYNEDGSENPDFVLNKPAYRDAKILVAGDNFGCGSSREHAPWALLDFGIRCVISTSFADIFYNNCFKNGILPIKVSQEDLDKLMDDASRGSNAILTVDLENLEITGPDGGSIKFDLDEFKRHCLLNGLDDIGLTLEKGKAIDEFEKKNVASHPWAA; this is translated from the coding sequence ATGGATAAATTCGTGAAGCTCACGGGCGTTGCAGCGCCGCTGCCGGTCGTCAACATCGACACCGACATGATCATTCCGAAGGACTATCTGAAGACCATCAAGCGCACGGGTCTCGGCAAGGGCCTTTTCGCCGAAGCCCGCTACAATGAAGACGGCTCCGAAAATCCCGATTTCGTGCTGAACAAGCCAGCCTATCGCGATGCCAAGATCCTTGTCGCCGGCGACAATTTCGGCTGCGGTTCCTCGCGCGAGCACGCTCCCTGGGCGCTGCTCGATTTCGGCATTCGCTGTGTGATCTCCACCAGCTTCGCCGACATTTTCTACAACAACTGCTTCAAGAACGGCATCCTGCCGATCAAGGTCAGCCAGGAAGACCTCGACAAGCTGATGGACGACGCCTCGCGCGGCTCCAACGCCATCCTGACGGTCGACCTCGAGAACCTCGAGATCACCGGCCCCGATGGCGGCTCGATCAAGTTCGATCTCGACGAGTTCAAGCGCCACTGCCTGCTGAACGGCCTCGACGATATCGGCCTGACCCTGGAAAAGGGCAAGGCGATCGACGAGTTCGAAAAGAAGAACGTCGCGTCGCACCCTTGGGCCGCTTAA
- a CDS encoding glyoxalase/bleomycin resistance/extradiol dioxygenase family protein produces MDTTENKPAKLPPVKNGLLPYLTVDGAVKAAEFYKKAFGAEEAHRVPVDESGRTMHIHLYINGSSLMLADAYPEHGHPFKGHEGFAIQLVIDDIDFWWDRAVAAGAEVVMPVELMFWGDRYGQLRDPFGVLWGLNAPAK; encoded by the coding sequence ATGGATACGACGGAAAACAAGCCGGCCAAGTTACCGCCGGTGAAGAATGGCCTGCTGCCCTATCTGACGGTCGACGGCGCGGTGAAGGCCGCGGAATTCTACAAGAAGGCCTTCGGCGCCGAAGAGGCCCACCGGGTACCGGTCGATGAAAGCGGCCGGACGATGCATATTCATCTCTATATCAATGGCAGCTCCCTGATGCTGGCGGATGCCTATCCCGAACACGGCCATCCCTTCAAAGGTCATGAAGGCTTTGCCATCCAGCTTGTCATCGACGATATCGATTTCTGGTGGGATCGTGCGGTGGCCGCCGGCGCCGAAGTCGTCATGCCGGTCGAACTGATGTTCTGGGGTGACCGCTACGGCCAGCTTCGCGACCCGTTCGGCGTGCTCTGGGGCTTGAACGCGCCCGCCAAATAA
- a CDS encoding DUF1737 domain-containing protein, translating to MKLYRFLTGPDDASFCHKVTAALNKGWSLEGPPTYAFNAATGAMQCGQAVVKTVEGKDYDPEMKLSEQ from the coding sequence ATGAAACTCTACCGCTTCCTGACCGGCCCCGACGACGCTTCCTTCTGCCACAAGGTCACCGCCGCCCTCAACAAGGGCTGGTCGCTGGAGGGCCCACCGACCTATGCCTTCAATGCCGCAACCGGCGCGATGCAATGCGGCCAGGCCGTCGTCAAGACTGTCGAAGGCAAGGATTACGATCCGGAGATGAAGCTCTCCGAGCAATAG
- the lpxE gene encoding phosphatase PAP2 family protein: protein MRAFWASLDRRWRRGGVGMPPLRWQACLFITINAVVLSMLLFDAPVGASERPAAVKQLGQLLTGFGDSAWLICISILLFFQGRAGYKLLKTARSKAQALYVSWIGAYLFTTVVFSGLLANLLKRAIGRARPDHFHDYGMLSFTPFSGHAAFESFPSGHSTTVGAFFAAFALLFPRYRILFIACAIWLAMTRVMVGAHYPSDVIAGLAFGGWFSLLTAIVYARCGLLFKLAPDGWPLAKRLFPDMEKPGGL from the coding sequence ATGCGGGCATTTTGGGCTTCCCTTGATAGGCGCTGGCGCCGCGGCGGCGTCGGCATGCCGCCCTTGCGCTGGCAGGCCTGCCTCTTCATCACCATCAATGCCGTGGTTCTTTCCATGCTGCTCTTCGATGCCCCGGTCGGCGCCAGCGAACGCCCTGCGGCGGTGAAGCAGCTCGGCCAGCTGCTGACCGGCTTCGGCGATTCTGCCTGGCTGATCTGCATCAGCATTCTGCTCTTCTTTCAGGGCAGGGCGGGTTACAAGCTTTTAAAGACCGCGCGCTCCAAGGCGCAGGCGCTTTATGTCAGCTGGATCGGCGCCTATCTGTTCACAACTGTCGTCTTCTCCGGGCTTCTTGCCAATCTCCTGAAACGGGCGATTGGAAGGGCGCGTCCCGATCACTTCCACGATTACGGCATGTTGTCCTTCACGCCCTTTTCGGGCCATGCCGCTTTCGAAAGCTTTCCCTCCGGCCATTCGACGACGGTCGGCGCCTTCTTTGCCGCTTTTGCATTGCTGTTTCCGCGCTACCGCATTCTCTTCATCGCCTGCGCCATCTGGCTTGCCATGACGCGTGTCATGGTAGGCGCCCATTATCCAAGCGACGTCATCGCCGGCCTTGCATTCGGCGGCTGGTTCTCGCTGCTGACGGCCATCGTCTATGCCCGCTGCGGACTTCTTTTTAAGCTGGCGCCGGATGGCTGGCCTCTCGCCAAACGCCTGTTTCCGGACATGGAAAAGCCCGGCGGCTTGTGA
- the leuB gene encoding 3-isopropylmalate dehydrogenase, which produces MTARNLFLLPGDGIGPEAMGEVRKIIAYMNEAMNAGFVTDEGLVGGCAYDAHGAAISEADMQKALAADAVLFGAVGGPKWDSVPYDVRPEAGLLRLRKDLQLFANLRPAICYPALASASSLKPELVEGLDILIIRELTGGVYFGEPKEIIDLGNGQKRGIDTQVYDTYEIERIAGVAFEMARTRQNRVCSMEKRNVMKSGVLWNQVVTETHKAKYSDVQLEHMLADAGGMQLVRQPKQFDVIVTDNLFGDMLSDVAAMLTGSLGMLPSASLGAPDGKTGKRKALYEPVHGSAPDIAGKGIANPIAMIASFAMCLRYSFNLVKEADNLERAIANVLDKGIRTGDIMADGARQVGTVEMGDAILAEFKALSA; this is translated from the coding sequence ATGACAGCGCGCAATCTTTTCCTGCTGCCGGGTGACGGCATCGGTCCCGAGGCCATGGGCGAGGTCCGCAAGATCATCGCCTATATGAACGAGGCAATGAATGCCGGTTTCGTCACCGATGAAGGTCTTGTCGGCGGTTGCGCCTACGATGCCCATGGCGCGGCGATCTCGGAAGCCGACATGCAGAAGGCGCTTGCCGCCGATGCCGTTCTGTTCGGCGCCGTCGGCGGGCCGAAGTGGGATAGCGTGCCTTACGACGTGCGCCCGGAAGCCGGTCTGCTACGCCTGCGCAAGGATCTGCAACTCTTCGCAAACCTGCGCCCTGCTATCTGCTACCCGGCGCTCGCCTCGGCCTCGTCGCTGAAGCCGGAACTGGTCGAAGGCCTCGACATCCTGATCATCCGCGAGCTGACAGGCGGCGTCTATTTCGGCGAGCCGAAGGAGATCATCGACCTCGGCAACGGCCAGAAGCGCGGCATCGACACGCAGGTCTACGATACCTACGAGATCGAACGCATCGCCGGCGTCGCCTTCGAAATGGCCCGCACAAGGCAGAACCGCGTCTGCTCCATGGAAAAGCGCAACGTCATGAAGTCGGGCGTGCTCTGGAACCAGGTCGTGACCGAAACGCACAAGGCGAAATATTCCGACGTCCAGCTCGAACACATGCTGGCCGACGCCGGCGGCATGCAGTTGGTGCGTCAGCCCAAGCAGTTCGACGTCATCGTCACCGACAATCTTTTCGGCGACATGCTCTCCGACGTCGCCGCCATGCTGACCGGGTCCCTCGGCATGCTGCCGTCGGCCTCGCTCGGCGCGCCTGACGGCAAGACCGGCAAACGCAAGGCGCTCTACGAGCCGGTGCACGGCTCGGCCCCGGATATCGCCGGCAAGGGCATCGCCAATCCGATCGCCATGATCGCCTCCTTCGCCATGTGCCTGCGTTATTCCTTCAACTTGGTGAAGGAAGCCGACAACCTGGAAAGGGCGATCGCCAACGTGCTCGACAAGGGCATTCGCACCGGCGACATCATGGCCGATGGCGCAAGGCAGGTCGGCACTGTCGAGATGGGCGATGCGATCCTCGCCGAGTTCAAGGCGCTTTCTGCCTGA
- a CDS encoding pyridoxal-phosphate dependent enzyme: protein MASAPLHLDTPLVRTSPGYSASGKPLWLKLDALQPSGSFKLRGVGRLCQHEVEDGAREIFCASGGNAGIAAAYAGRALGVPVTIVVPETTAADVRQTIAATGANVLVHGSAFDEANAHAVELAESRKATYVHPFDHPLLWDGHATLIDEVVAKGVTFDCVVTSVGGGGLLAGIVEGLKRNGLSDIPVIAVETEGAASFHASLKANERISLPAITSIATSLGAKQVAQHVFELPKQHPIESVVVSDADAIAACLKFADAHRILVEPACGAALAVADVRAGLLQRFDNPLIEVCGGIGVSLEKLRVWKEKFF, encoded by the coding sequence ATGGCTTCAGCACCTCTCCATCTCGACACGCCTCTGGTTCGGACATCCCCTGGCTATAGCGCCAGCGGCAAGCCGCTCTGGCTGAAGCTCGACGCATTACAGCCTTCCGGCAGCTTCAAGCTGCGCGGTGTCGGCCGGCTGTGCCAGCACGAGGTGGAAGATGGTGCCCGCGAGATCTTCTGCGCCTCCGGCGGCAATGCCGGCATTGCTGCGGCTTATGCCGGCCGGGCGCTCGGCGTGCCGGTCACGATCGTCGTGCCGGAGACGACGGCGGCCGATGTGCGGCAGACGATTGCCGCAACCGGCGCCAATGTTCTCGTCCATGGTTCGGCTTTCGATGAAGCCAACGCTCATGCGGTCGAGCTCGCAGAGAGCCGTAAGGCGACCTATGTGCACCCTTTTGACCATCCGCTTCTGTGGGATGGTCATGCCACGCTGATCGACGAGGTGGTGGCGAAGGGCGTGACATTCGATTGTGTCGTCACCAGCGTCGGCGGCGGCGGGCTGCTGGCCGGCATTGTCGAGGGGCTGAAACGGAACGGGCTTTCCGACATTCCCGTCATCGCCGTCGAAACCGAAGGGGCGGCTTCGTTTCATGCCAGCCTCAAGGCCAATGAACGCATCTCGCTTCCAGCGATCACCTCGATTGCAACGTCGCTCGGCGCAAAGCAGGTGGCGCAGCATGTCTTCGAGCTGCCGAAGCAGCACCCGATCGAAAGCGTTGTCGTCAGCGACGCCGATGCCATCGCCGCCTGCCTGAAATTTGCCGATGCGCATCGCATCCTCGTCGAGCCGGCCTGCGGCGCCGCCCTTGCCGTTGCCGATGTGCGTGCCGGACTGCTTCAGCGTTTTGACAATCCGCTGATCGAGGTCTGCGGCGGAATCGGCGTGTCGCTGGAAAAACTGAGGGTCTGGAAAGAGAAGTTTTTCTGA